One Megamonas hypermegale genomic window carries:
- the prmA gene encoding 50S ribosomal protein L11 methyltransferase, whose protein sequence is MKWAEISIQTSHEATEAVAEIFHELGASGVLIEDPELVNDYIHSGAWDYTDIPLAEETDIVTVKAWLPTDETLPNKMEQLRLHIDELSQIFEKDCGTINCCEIQDEDWANNWKQYFHPEKIGEKIVVKPSWEEYTPVNDEIVIEIDPGMAFGTGTHATTSMCVQFLEEYVKPGMDVFDVGTGSGILAITAAKLGAKNIQAADYDPVAVDVAKENIAVNHEDDHIAIFQSDLLKNMTGKADVIIANIIADIIIRMFDDVDTKLNPHGVILTSGIIADRIPEVIEKAEQKGFVVDKMNEKAGWAAIIFRRKEDMQ, encoded by the coding sequence GTGAAATGGGCTGAAATTAGTATTCAAACTTCGCATGAAGCTACAGAAGCTGTAGCAGAAATTTTTCATGAACTTGGGGCTTCTGGTGTTTTGATTGAAGACCCAGAACTTGTGAATGATTATATTCATTCTGGAGCTTGGGATTATACTGATATTCCACTTGCTGAAGAAACTGATATTGTTACAGTCAAAGCTTGGCTTCCAACTGATGAAACTTTGCCGAATAAAATGGAACAACTTCGCCTGCATATAGACGAATTGAGTCAAATTTTCGAGAAAGATTGCGGTACAATCAATTGTTGTGAAATTCAAGATGAAGATTGGGCTAATAATTGGAAACAGTATTTTCACCCAGAAAAGATAGGGGAAAAGATTGTTGTAAAACCATCATGGGAAGAGTATACTCCTGTAAATGATGAAATCGTTATCGAAATTGACCCTGGCATGGCTTTTGGTACAGGAACACATGCGACAACTTCAATGTGCGTGCAATTCTTAGAAGAATATGTAAAACCAGGCATGGACGTATTTGATGTAGGTACAGGTAGCGGTATTTTAGCTATAACTGCTGCTAAATTGGGCGCTAAAAATATTCAAGCTGCCGATTATGACCCTGTTGCTGTAGATGTAGCTAAAGAAAATATCGCGGTAAATCATGAAGATGACCATATCGCTATTTTCCAAAGTGATTTATTAAAAAATATGACAGGCAAGGCAGATGTCATCATCGCTAATATCATAGCAGATATCATCATTCGCATGTTCGATGATGTAGATACAAAATTAAACCCACATGGTGTTATTTTAACTAGTGGTATCATTGCTGACCGCATTCCAGAAGTCATTGAAAAAGCAGAACAAAAAGGTTTTGTCGTTGATAAAATGAATGAAAAAGCTGGCTGGGCAGCAATCATCTTTCGTCGCAAGGAAGATATGCAATGA
- a CDS encoding AAA family ATPase, which yields MNKNVVITVSRQYGCGGRELATILAKKLNVNLYDKQIIHLAAAKLGIDDLSEEDLKELENTVQPMTLTYVPFHSFGNHAGESSRGMFIAEAGVIRKLAEDGPCVILGRSADYVLEDEPNHFSIFVCANDAYREQRGKDVYDGKTLKELNQEDDKRARYYNYYTGKKWGDPVNYDLVVNTSNEPLDKIADAIIEYINTVK from the coding sequence ATGAATAAGAATGTCGTAATAACGGTTAGTCGTCAGTATGGCTGTGGTGGACGTGAATTAGCAACAATTTTAGCTAAAAAATTGAACGTTAATTTGTACGATAAACAAATTATTCACCTTGCGGCTGCTAAACTTGGTATTGATGATTTGAGCGAAGAAGATTTAAAAGAATTAGAAAATACCGTTCAGCCAATGACACTTACTTATGTACCATTCCATTCTTTCGGTAATCATGCAGGTGAATCTAGCCGTGGTATGTTTATTGCCGAAGCAGGTGTAATTAGAAAACTTGCTGAAGATGGTCCTTGCGTTATTTTAGGTCGTTCTGCTGATTATGTACTTGAAGATGAGCCAAATCATTTTTCTATATTTGTTTGTGCTAATGATGCATATAGAGAACAAAGAGGTAAAGATGTTTATGATGGCAAAACTTTAAAAGAATTAAATCAGGAAGATGACAAGAGAGCTAGATATTATAACTATTATACTGGTAAAAAATGGGGAGACCCTGTAAATTATGATTTAGTAGTAAACACTAGTAATGAACCTTTAGATAAAATAGCTGATGCTATCATTGAATATATAAATACCGTTAAATAA
- a CDS encoding 16S rRNA (uracil(1498)-N(3))-methyltransferase, which translates to MRRLFLDVPLSENFTITGDDAKHLLYSMRVRPEQEFTIVDKDGKVAQAKVVACSADTVQMKFLHYIDNADTEPLIDVVLAQCLPKGDKMEYIVQKAVELGVKSIVPVVSQHCVVKYDAKKKLQRQQKWQKIADEAAKQCGRTIKPEVEAIIDFKQLVESYSDYTCLICYEAEDQLSIKEALQSINSDKYLILIGPEGGLSKDEVEFCKQNNFKSISLGKRILRTETASLAVLSILMYEKNGL; encoded by the coding sequence ATGAGAAGGCTGTTTTTGGATGTGCCGTTGAGTGAAAATTTCACAATAACGGGTGATGATGCTAAACATTTATTGTATTCCATGCGCGTTAGACCGGAGCAAGAATTTACAATAGTTGATAAAGATGGCAAAGTCGCACAGGCAAAAGTAGTAGCTTGTAGTGCTGATACTGTGCAGATGAAATTTCTTCATTATATAGATAATGCTGATACTGAGCCATTGATTGATGTTGTATTAGCGCAGTGCTTGCCTAAAGGCGATAAAATGGAATACATCGTGCAAAAAGCAGTGGAACTTGGCGTAAAAAGCATTGTTCCAGTAGTAAGTCAACACTGCGTTGTTAAATACGATGCTAAAAAGAAATTGCAACGCCAACAAAAATGGCAAAAAATTGCTGATGAAGCAGCTAAACAATGCGGTAGAACGATTAAGCCAGAAGTAGAAGCCATTATTGATTTTAAGCAATTGGTGGAAAGCTATAGTGATTACACTTGTCTTATCTGTTATGAAGCGGAAGACCAGTTGAGCATAAAAGAAGCTTTGCAGAGCATAAATTCCGATAAATATTTAATCTTAATTGGCCCAGAAGGTGGGCTTAGCAAAGATGAAGTGGAATTTTGCAAGCAAAATAATTTTAAAAGTATTTCACTGGGCAAACGTATTTTGCGCACAGAAACGGCTTCATTAGCAGTATTGAGCATTTTGATGTACGAAAAAAACGGCTTGTAA
- a CDS encoding glycoside-pentoside-hexuronide (GPH):cation symporter: MSKFLSRVAYACGTFGHDFFYAMIGTYFMIFVTSNLFNTENTSYNEYMIGLVTTVILVIRVAELFIDPFIGNTIDKTKTRWGKFKPWVLSGAVIAAVTLAILFTDIGGLAETSPVMYLVVFAILYIIMDVFYSAKDVAIWSMIPALSFDSREREITATYARIGSVFGGQLVTIIVIPIVLAFSKNSNGGAGDATGWFAFAAIGGLIATAGAIILGIGTKEHASALRENKTDTSFSQVFSVLMKNDQLLWIAFAYLIFGLGQNLINNFNLYYFIYVLGDSSQFSFLGVINVIIGLMAVALFPSLTKKFSRRKLFFYSIAIMLIAIVIYYFAGQNVYLTLLGAGLFALPQPLIFLVVLMTITDTVEYGQLKLGHRDEALVLCVRPLIDKLGGAITSAIVGFTAVWVGMSGNKVTAASITPENLLNFQLIMFAIPFVLLIIATFIYKAKVKLTEEKHAEIVKELERTWGKDNK; the protein is encoded by the coding sequence ATGTCAAAATTTTTATCACGTGTGGCATATGCGTGTGGTACCTTTGGGCATGACTTCTTCTATGCAATGATTGGTACTTATTTCATGATTTTCGTAACAAGTAATCTGTTTAATACAGAAAATACAAGTTACAACGAGTATATGATTGGTCTTGTAACAACGGTTATCCTTGTTATCCGTGTTGCAGAACTTTTCATCGACCCATTTATCGGTAACACTATCGATAAAACAAAAACAAGATGGGGCAAATTTAAACCATGGGTTCTTTCTGGTGCAGTTATCGCTGCAGTTACATTAGCTATCTTATTCACAGATATTGGCGGTTTGGCTGAAACAAGTCCTGTAATGTACTTAGTTGTTTTCGCTATCTTATATATAATTATGGACGTATTCTACTCAGCAAAAGACGTTGCTATTTGGTCTATGATACCAGCACTTTCCTTTGATTCCCGTGAACGTGAAATCACAGCTACTTATGCTCGTATTGGTTCTGTATTTGGTGGTCAGCTCGTAACTATCATCGTTATTCCAATTGTTTTAGCATTCTCTAAAAACAGCAACGGTGGTGCCGGTGATGCTACAGGTTGGTTCGCATTTGCTGCAATCGGTGGTTTAATCGCAACAGCTGGTGCAATTATCCTCGGTATTGGTACAAAAGAACATGCTTCTGCTCTTCGTGAAAACAAAACAGATACATCTTTTAGTCAAGTTTTCTCTGTATTAATGAAAAATGACCAGCTCTTATGGATTGCATTTGCATACCTTATCTTTGGTTTAGGTCAGAACCTTATCAATAACTTCAACCTTTATTACTTCATCTATGTATTAGGTGATTCTTCTCAATTCTCTTTCTTAGGTGTAATCAACGTTATCATTGGTTTGATGGCAGTTGCTTTATTCCCATCATTAACTAAAAAATTCAGTAGACGTAAATTATTCTTCTATTCTATTGCAATTATGTTAATTGCTATCGTAATCTACTATTTTGCAGGTCAAAATGTATATTTAACATTACTTGGTGCTGGTTTATTTGCTTTACCACAGCCACTTATCTTCCTTGTTGTATTAATGACAATCACAGATACTGTTGAATATGGTCAATTAAAACTTGGTCATCGTGACGAAGCACTCGTACTTTGCGTACGTCCTTTAATTGATAAATTAGGCGGTGCTATTACATCTGCTATCGTAGGTTTCACAGCTGTTTGGGTTGGTATGTCTGGTAACAAAGTAACAGCAGCAAGCATTACTCCTGAAAACTTACTTAACTTCCAATTAATCATGTTCGCAATTCCATTTGTTTTACTTATCATAGCAACATTCATTTACAAAGCTAAAGTTAAATTAACGGAAGAAAAACATGCTGAAATCGTTAAAGAACTTGAACGTACTTGGGGTAAAGATAATAAATAA
- a CDS encoding YeiH family protein translates to MLLIKDRWQGILACLVVAIPAFFLGKEFEIIGGPVFAILIGMCLSKFVREKNILNSGITFTSKKVLQYAVILLGFGLNLGTVIAVGATSLPIIISTIATSLITAYIVFKILKIPAKSSVLIGVGSSICGGSAIAATAPVIDANHKEIAQAISVIFLFNIIAALIFPTLGGMLGLSDQGFAIFAGTAVNDTSSVTAAASSWDSMHNTGTMVLDGATIVKLTRTLAIIPITLVLGFYMAKKHSGTNKASVKSAFPMFILYFVIASIITTICNYCMDSNIFSAEISSAILSFFALMKFCSKFFIIMAMGAIGLHTDIIDLIKNGGRPIIMGFCCWVAIACVSLGVQHLFGLW, encoded by the coding sequence ATGTTATTAATCAAAGACCGCTGGCAAGGAATTTTAGCCTGCTTAGTCGTCGCCATTCCTGCTTTTTTCTTAGGCAAAGAATTTGAAATCATAGGTGGCCCTGTTTTCGCTATCTTAATCGGCATGTGTTTATCAAAATTCGTCCGTGAAAAAAATATCTTAAACAGTGGTATTACTTTTACTTCTAAAAAAGTTTTACAATATGCCGTTATTTTACTTGGTTTCGGCTTAAATTTAGGAACTGTTATCGCTGTAGGTGCTACATCTTTACCAATTATCATCTCCACGATTGCAACTTCATTAATCACAGCATATATAGTTTTTAAAATTTTAAAAATACCTGCTAAATCTTCTGTTTTAATCGGTGTTGGTTCATCTATCTGTGGTGGTTCTGCTATTGCCGCAACTGCTCCTGTAATCGATGCTAACCATAAAGAAATAGCTCAAGCAATTTCCGTTATCTTCTTATTCAACATCATCGCTGCATTAATTTTTCCTACACTCGGCGGTATGCTCGGTTTAAGCGACCAAGGTTTTGCTATCTTCGCGGGAACTGCAGTCAACGATACTTCTTCTGTTACTGCTGCTGCCTCTTCTTGGGATAGCATGCATAATACTGGTACAATGGTTTTAGATGGTGCCACTATCGTAAAACTCACTAGAACACTTGCTATCATTCCTATCACTTTAGTTTTAGGTTTTTATATGGCAAAAAAACATTCTGGTACAAACAAAGCCAGTGTAAAATCAGCATTTCCTATGTTTATCTTATACTTTGTAATCGCTTCCATCATTACTACTATTTGCAATTACTGCATGGATAGCAATATTTTTTCCGCTGAAATTTCTAGTGCTATTTTATCATTCTTCGCTTTAATGAAATTTTGCAGTAAATTCTTCATCATCATGGCTATGGGAGCTATTGGATTACACACTGATATCATTGACTTAATTAAAAATGGTGGTAGACCTATCATAATGGGCTTTTGCTGTTGGGTAGCCATCGCTTGTGTAAGCCTTGGTGTACAACATTTATTCGGTCTTTGGTAA
- a CDS encoding glycoside-pentoside-hexuronide (GPH):cation symporter, which translates to MSGNKLLSRISYACGTFGHDIFFMMVNTYFIMFITSNLFNSGDKAHDEYMIATIMTVILVIRIAELFIDPFIGNTIDKTNTRWGRFKPWVIVGGLIAAISLIILFTDMGGLTSSPMLYLIVFAILYIVMDVFYSAKDVAIWSMVPAMSFDSREREITATFARIGSVFGAQLVTVMVIPIVLFFSANKNGGVGDAQGWLAFAVIGGGISILGAIILGLGTKEHASALRQNKKETSFKEVFSILGKNDQLMWIAITFLIFCFGQDLVNAFQMYYFTYILGDSTVLSSLGVINVIIGLLAVALFPTLTKNFKRRKLFVASIAIMVIALVIYAFAGQNTVMCLIAAGLFNLPQPLVFLVVLMTITDTVEYGQLKIGHRDESLILSIRPLINKLSGAVTSAIVGFTAVWVGMSGGATADSITDANKFTFEMIMFATPIVFLIVATLIYKTKVKLTEEKHAEIVRELERTWGKDNK; encoded by the coding sequence ATGTCAGGCAATAAACTTTTGTCACGTATATCATATGCGTGTGGTACATTTGGTCATGATATATTCTTCATGATGGTAAACACGTATTTTATCATGTTCATAACTAGTAACTTATTCAATTCAGGCGATAAAGCTCATGATGAATATATGATTGCTACTATTATGACAGTTATCTTAGTAATCCGTATTGCAGAACTTTTCATTGACCCATTCATTGGTAATACTATTGATAAAACAAATACTAGATGGGGAAGATTTAAACCATGGGTTATCGTTGGTGGTTTAATTGCAGCAATTTCCTTGATTATTTTGTTCACAGATATGGGTGGATTAACTTCTTCTCCAATGTTATATTTAATAGTTTTTGCTATTTTATATATCGTTATGGACGTATTCTACTCAGCAAAAGACGTTGCTATTTGGTCTATGGTTCCTGCAATGTCCTTTGATTCCCGTGAACGTGAAATTACAGCAACTTTTGCTCGTATCGGTTCTGTATTTGGTGCTCAACTCGTTACAGTAATGGTTATTCCAATTGTATTATTCTTCTCTGCTAATAAAAATGGTGGTGTTGGTGATGCACAAGGTTGGTTAGCATTTGCTGTAATCGGCGGCGGTATCTCTATTCTTGGTGCTATTATCCTCGGTCTCGGTACTAAAGAACATGCTTCTGCACTTCGTCAGAACAAAAAAGAAACATCTTTCAAAGAAGTATTCTCTATCTTAGGTAAAAATGACCAGTTAATGTGGATTGCTATTACATTCCTTATCTTCTGCTTTGGTCAGGACTTAGTAAATGCTTTCCAAATGTACTACTTTACTTATATTTTAGGTGACTCCACTGTATTATCCTCTTTAGGTGTTATTAACGTTATTATCGGTTTACTTGCTGTTGCTTTATTCCCAACATTAACTAAAAACTTCAAAAGACGTAAATTATTCGTCGCTTCCATTGCAATCATGGTAATCGCACTCGTTATTTATGCCTTTGCAGGTCAAAATACAGTTATGTGCTTAATCGCTGCAGGTTTATTCAACCTCCCACAGCCACTCGTATTTCTTGTTGTATTGATGACAATTACTGATACTGTTGAATATGGTCAGCTTAAAATTGGTCACCGTGATGAAAGTCTTATTCTCTCCATAAGACCATTGATTAATAAATTATCTGGTGCTGTTACAAGTGCTATCGTAGGATTTACAGCTGTTTGGGTTGGTATGTCTGGCGGTGCTACAGCAGATTCCATCACAGATGCTAATAAATTCACTTTTGAAATGATTATGTTTGCAACTCCTATCGTATTCTTAATCGTAGCAACTTTAATCTACAAAACGAAAGTTAAATTAACGGAAGAAAAACATGCTGAAATCGTTAGAGAACTCGAACGTACTTGGGGCAAAGATAATAAATAA
- a CDS encoding AAA family ATPase encodes MMENVVITVSRQYGCGGRELATILAKKLNVKLYDKQIIHLAAAKLGINDLSEEELKELENTVEPMTLTYVPFHSFGNHAGESSRGMFIAEAGVIRRLANDGPCVILGRSADYVLEDEPNHFSIFVCASDEYREKRGKIVYEGKTLKELNQENDKRARYYNYYTGKKWGDPANYDLVVNTSSGSLDEIADAIINYIKTIKK; translated from the coding sequence ATTATGGAAAATGTTGTAATCACTGTCAGCAGACAGTATGGTTGCGGTGGTCGTGAATTAGCAACTATTTTAGCTAAAAAGCTAAATGTAAAATTATACGACAAACAGATTATTCATCTTGCTGCAGCTAAACTTGGTATCAACGATTTAAGTGAAGAGGAACTAAAAGAATTAGAAAATACTGTTGAACCAATGACACTTACTTATGTACCATTCCATTCTTTCGGTAATCATGCAGGTGAATCTAGCCGTGGTATGTTTATTGCCGAAGCAGGTGTTATTAGAAGATTAGCAAATGATGGCCCATGCGTTATCTTAGGTCGTTCTGCTGATTATGTACTTGAAGATGAACCAAATCATTTTTCTATATTCGTTTGTGCTAGTGATGAATACAGAGAAAAAAGAGGCAAAATCGTTTACGAAGGAAAAACGTTAAAAGAATTAAATCAAGAAAATGATAAAAGAGCTAGATATTACAACTATTATACTGGCAAAAAATGGGGCGACCCAGCTAATTATGATTTAGTTGTAAATACAAGTAGCGGTTCTTTAGATGAAATAGCAGATGCTATCATCAATTATATAAAAACTATTAAAAAATAA
- the hcp gene encoding hydroxylamine reductase: MENKMFCFQCQETAGCRGCTRVGVCGKSATTATLQDLLIYSTKGLCEITTLLRAENKPIARKINQFICENLFTTITNANFNDEIITERITKTLAYKQELLQELNDTTKLSPIALWTTDDTSSYLAKGAQVGVLSTENEDIRSLRELITYGLKGMAAYNKHANALDTFDDEIDTFLQATLAKITDDNLGAEELTALALKTGEYGVKVMALLDKANTSHYGQPEITKVDIGVRNNPAILISGHDLRDLEMLLEQTQGTGVDVYTHSEMLPAHYYPFFKKYPNFAGNYGNAWWKQKEEFASFNGPILLTTNCLVPPKDEYKDRIYTTGVVGFAGCKHIPGELGEEKDFTPIIEHAKRCAPPTQIETGSIVGGFAHNQVLALADKVIEAVKSGAIKKFVVMAGCDGRQMARNYYTDFAKALPKDAVILTAGCAKYKYNKLNLGDINGIPRVLDAGQCNDSYSLAVIALKLKEVFGLDDVNDLPIIYNIAWYEQKAVIVLLALLHLGVKNIHLGPTLPAFLSPNVANVLVNNFGIAGIDTVENDIKKFFQN, from the coding sequence ATGGAAAATAAAATGTTTTGCTTTCAATGCCAAGAAACTGCTGGTTGCCGTGGTTGCACTCGTGTCGGCGTATGCGGTAAATCCGCCACTACAGCAACATTACAAGATTTATTAATTTATTCTACAAAAGGTCTTTGTGAAATAACAACTCTGCTTCGCGCTGAAAATAAACCTATTGCCCGCAAAATAAATCAATTCATCTGTGAAAATCTTTTCACTACTATTACAAACGCTAACTTCAATGATGAAATCATCACTGAACGCATCACTAAAACACTTGCTTATAAACAAGAATTATTACAAGAATTAAATGACACAACAAAATTATCTCCGATTGCCCTTTGGACAACTGATGATACATCATCTTATCTTGCAAAAGGCGCTCAAGTCGGCGTTTTATCCACTGAAAACGAAGACATTCGCAGCTTGCGCGAATTAATCACTTACGGCTTAAAAGGCATGGCAGCTTATAATAAACATGCTAATGCTCTTGATACTTTTGATGACGAAATTGATACTTTCCTTCAAGCAACACTTGCTAAAATCACTGATGATAATTTAGGTGCAGAAGAATTAACTGCGCTTGCACTCAAAACTGGTGAATACGGCGTAAAAGTAATGGCTCTGCTCGATAAAGCTAATACTTCTCACTATGGACAACCAGAAATCACAAAAGTTGATATCGGTGTTCGCAATAATCCTGCAATCCTCATATCCGGTCATGACCTCAGAGATTTAGAAATGTTACTTGAACAAACTCAAGGAACTGGTGTTGATGTATACACTCATAGCGAAATGCTTCCAGCTCACTATTATCCATTCTTTAAAAAATATCCTAATTTTGCAGGAAATTATGGTAATGCTTGGTGGAAACAAAAAGAAGAATTTGCTTCTTTCAATGGCCCAATACTTTTAACTACAAATTGCCTTGTTCCACCAAAAGATGAATATAAAGATAGAATTTATACAACAGGTGTTGTCGGCTTTGCTGGTTGCAAACACATTCCTGGTGAACTCGGTGAAGAAAAAGACTTCACACCAATTATCGAACACGCTAAACGCTGTGCTCCACCAACACAGATTGAAACAGGCTCTATTGTCGGCGGTTTTGCTCACAATCAAGTTTTAGCACTCGCTGATAAAGTAATCGAAGCTGTAAAATCTGGTGCTATTAAAAAATTCGTTGTAATGGCTGGATGTGATGGTCGTCAAATGGCTAGAAATTATTACACAGATTTTGCTAAAGCATTACCAAAAGATGCCGTTATCTTAACAGCTGGTTGTGCTAAATACAAATATAATAAATTAAACTTAGGCGATATCAACGGTATTCCGCGTGTTTTAGATGCTGGACAATGCAACGATAGTTATTCACTAGCTGTCATTGCTTTAAAATTGAAAGAAGTATTCGGTCTTGATGATGTAAATGATTTACCTATCATCTACAATATCGCTTGGTATGAGCAAAAAGCTGTAATCGTACTCTTAGCATTATTACATCTCGGTGTAAAAAATATCCATCTCGGTCCAACTCTTCCAGCTTTCCTTTCTCCAAATGTAGCTAATGTCCTTGTAAATAATTTCGGCATTGCTGGCATCGACACTGTAGAAAACGATATTAAGAAATTCTTTCAAAACTAA
- a CDS encoding carbon-nitrogen hydrolase family protein: MKLLQLQTKVFADKTETLNYIEKFIKNTITPEVDFIALPEMFSCPYENKFFPLYAETYRDTTYKFCQNIAEKYHVYLSAGSIPVINAHGNIFNMAYVFDDNGNEITHYAKMHLFDIDIANGQYFKESDTLTAGDEIAVFDTKWGKMGICICYDFRFPELSRLMVDKGAKVIFVPAAFNMTTGPLHWNLMFQSRAVDNQVFTIGTAPAYNKEASYHSWGHSIVVSPWGKILNELDLTENHQITDINLNEVNAVREQLPLLKHRRLDIYNLKEIK; the protein is encoded by the coding sequence ATGAAATTATTACAATTGCAGACAAAAGTATTTGCTGATAAAACTGAAACCTTGAATTACATTGAAAAATTTATAAAAAATACAATAACTCCAGAAGTAGATTTTATAGCTCTGCCAGAAATGTTCAGCTGCCCATATGAAAATAAATTTTTTCCATTGTATGCTGAAACATATCGCGACACTACTTATAAATTTTGCCAAAATATAGCAGAAAAATATCACGTTTATCTTTCAGCTGGCTCAATACCTGTAATAAATGCACACGGTAATATTTTTAATATGGCATACGTCTTTGATGATAACGGCAATGAAATTACTCATTACGCTAAAATGCACCTTTTCGATATCGACATCGCTAACGGTCAATATTTTAAAGAGTCCGATACTTTAACTGCTGGCGATGAAATAGCCGTCTTCGATACGAAATGGGGCAAGATGGGCATCTGCATTTGCTATGATTTTCGCTTTCCTGAACTTAGCCGTCTGATGGTCGATAAAGGTGCTAAAGTGATTTTTGTTCCTGCTGCTTTTAATATGACAACTGGCCCGCTTCATTGGAATTTGATGTTTCAAAGTCGCGCTGTAGATAACCAAGTTTTCACAATCGGCACTGCACCAGCTTATAATAAAGAAGCATCATATCATTCTTGGGGACACAGTATCGTTGTTTCTCCTTGGGGGAAAATATTAAACGAACTAGATTTAACAGAAAATCATCAAATCACCGATATCAATTTAAACGAAGTAAATGCTGTGCGCGAGCAATTGCCACTGTTAAAACATCGCCGTTTAGATATCTATAATTTAAAAGAAATAAAATAA
- the mtaB gene encoding tRNA (N(6)-L-threonylcarbamoyladenosine(37)-C(2))-methylthiotransferase MtaB: MPKVALTTLGCKVNQVETETMEGLFRQRGYEIVDFSEPADFYIINTCSVTHLGERKSRQLIRRANRLNNKAIVAVTGCYAQIAADEIAAIEGVKVVIGTQQRHKIVDLVEQAAREDGLFNEVSDIMHTHEFEDIPLYGTPHRTRAFLKIQDGCCNYCSYCIIPYTRGPIRSRRLDSVKEALDKLVEDNFHEVVLTGIHLGAYGRDFKNENISLSDAVEICLKNPKLKRLRLGSLESIEVSPHLLELVKNEKRFTKHLHLPLQAGSDEILKAMNRHYTTADFAKLIENIRHEVPDIAISTDIIVGFPGETDELFQKSLEFAKSMNFAKIHVFPYSKRKGTPAATMPNQVDEAVKKQRVHLMQQMEAKSALDFHTRFLGKTLDVLFEQTHEGYTEGLTSNYIKVYVKGEIPSGEICSVKLEEIFKDGILGKIL; this comes from the coding sequence GTGCCAAAGGTTGCTTTAACTACACTTGGTTGTAAAGTAAATCAAGTTGAAACTGAAACAATGGAAGGATTATTTCGTCAGCGTGGTTATGAAATTGTTGATTTTTCAGAGCCCGCTGATTTTTATATTATAAATACTTGTTCTGTTACTCATTTAGGTGAAAGAAAATCGCGCCAATTAATTCGCCGTGCCAATCGCTTAAATAATAAAGCTATTGTCGCCGTTACAGGCTGTTATGCGCAGATTGCCGCTGATGAAATTGCAGCTATCGAAGGTGTAAAAGTCGTAATCGGCACACAGCAACGCCATAAAATTGTAGACTTAGTGGAACAAGCAGCGCGTGAAGACGGTTTGTTCAACGAAGTTTCAGATATCATGCACACACATGAATTTGAAGACATTCCATTATACGGTACACCACATCGCACACGTGCTTTCTTAAAAATTCAAGATGGTTGTTGCAATTATTGCTCATATTGCATAATTCCTTATACACGTGGGCCAATTCGTTCACGCCGTTTAGACAGCGTTAAAGAAGCACTCGATAAATTAGTAGAAGATAATTTTCATGAAGTAGTGCTTACAGGTATTCATCTCGGCGCATACGGCAGAGATTTTAAAAATGAAAATATTTCGCTCAGCGATGCAGTGGAAATTTGTTTAAAAAATCCTAAATTAAAAAGATTGCGCCTTGGCTCTTTGGAATCAATAGAGGTTTCACCGCATTTATTAGAGCTTGTGAAAAATGAAAAACGATTTACGAAACACCTTCATTTACCATTGCAAGCTGGCAGTGATGAAATTTTAAAGGCAATGAATCGCCATTATACAACGGCTGATTTTGCTAAATTAATTGAAAACATTCGCCATGAAGTGCCAGATATTGCCATTTCTACAGATATCATTGTTGGTTTCCCAGGTGAAACAGATGAATTATTCCAGAAGAGCTTAGAATTTGCTAAGTCCATGAACTTTGCTAAAATTCATGTATTCCCATATTCTAAACGCAAAGGCACGCCAGCCGCTACTATGCCTAATCAAGTTGATGAAGCAGTTAAAAAACAACGCGTGCATTTAATGCAACAGATGGAAGCAAAATCTGCATTAGATTTCCATACGAGATTTTTAGGCAAGACATTAGATGTTTTATTTGAACAGACACATGAAGGATATACAGAAGGCTTAACTTCTAATTATATTAAAGTTTATGTAAAAGGAGAAATTCCATCTGGTGAAATTTGTAGTGTAAAACTCGAAGAAATTTTTAAAGATGGTATTTTAGGAAAAATTTTATAA